A single window of Candidatus Desulfatibia profunda DNA harbors:
- a CDS encoding DUF2196 domain-containing protein, protein MTGASLHRKNTNSGRPRTTFYGIKVRLESGEVGRVKEILE, encoded by the coding sequence CTGACCGGAGCATCTTTACACCGGAAGAACACAAATTCTGGCCGGCCCAGGACAACCTTCTATGGCATCAAAGTCCGCCTGGAAAGTGGTGAAGTCGGGCGGGTGAAGGAAATATTAGAATAA